Sequence from the Drosophila innubila isolate TH190305 chromosome 3L unlocalized genomic scaffold, UK_Dinn_1.0 0_D_3L, whole genome shotgun sequence genome:
catcgaacccatgatatagagaaaaataattttttttacaaaaataattaaatttgatgcagaatcaaaatagacgccaaataatgatcaaaatgacattccgcatgaaaatcgattaaattttggcaaagttatgagagtttgaaattttcgataaagtgtcaaggggtaggtatgaaaaaatttgacagtgatgaccaaaatatcgaattttctaagtaattaagattttgatgcagaatcaaaatagacgccaaataatgatcaaaatgacattccgcatgaaaatcggttaagttttggcaaagttgtGAGAGTTTGAAGATTTTGATAAAgtcttaaggggtaggtatggaaaaatatgacagtgaggaccaaaaaattgaattttctaagtaaataggattttgatgcagaatcaaaatagacgccaaataatgatcaaaatgacattccgcatgaaaatcggttaagttttggcaaagttgtgagagtttgaagttattgataaagtcttaaagggtaggtatggaaaatatgacagtgaggaccaaaaaattgaattttctaagtaaataagattttgatgcagaatcaaaatagacgccaaataatgatcaaaatgatattccgcttgaaaatcggttaagttttggaaaagttatgagagttcgaagttattgataaagtcttaaggggtgtttatggaaaaatatgacagtgatgaccaaaatattaaattttctaagtagtttagattttgatgcagaatcaaaatagacgccaaataatgatcaaaatgacattccgcatgaaaatcggttaagttttggcaaagttgtGAGAGTTTGAAGATTTTGATAAAgtcttaaggggtaggtatggaaaatatgacagtgatgaccaaaatattaaattttctaagtagTTTAGATTTTGATGCACAATCAAAATAgacgccaaataatgatcaaaatgacattccgcatgaaaatcggttaagttttggcaaagttgtGAGAGTTTGAAGATTTTGATAAAgtcttaaggggtaggtatggaaaatatgacagtgatgaccaaaatattaaattttctaagtagTTTAGATTTTGATGCACAGTCAAAAAAgacgccaaataatgatcaaaatgacattccgcatgaaagtctattaaattttggcaaagttatgagagtttgaaattttcgataaagtgtcaaggggtaggtatgaacaaatttgacagtgatgaccaaaatatcgaattttctaagtaattaagattttgatgcagaatcaaaatagacgccaaataatgatcaaaatgatattccgcttgaaaatcggtcaagtctTGCCAAAGTTAAGAACTTTTGAAGTTGTTCGAgcctttaaagtttaaaccaACCAAAAGATAGCATTCTCCAAAATTGTGGAGGCTTTTAACtgaaatcttttaaaaagcccattttctttattattacttacgaataaataaatacctcTTTAATGCCAATGTAATTTGCCCTATTTCAGCTGCGTGATTTGATTGTCAGGAACTATCGCGAGTTGAGGACAAAACCGGATACGGATGCTCTATGTCAAGAGGATTTGATTGCCATTAAGATGTGGAAATGGAATGCCAGTATTACTGAGGACATGGAGCAGCATCTGACCCGTCAGGGCTATGACGATCTGCGCGGCACAGCGAAGTTATATCAACGCTATTATCCCACAGTGCTGCCCAGTAGGTACAACGATACCTACTATCTGGTTAGTCATACCCTATATAATGTAATACCCTCTCTAATATTATATCTCACTTGCAGTTCCGTCACACGGACACACAGCGCACCATGGAGAGTTTTAAGGGCTTTTCCGAGGGTCTTTTTGGGGAGAGTAAGCTGGCCGCCGCAGCTGATATACCCGATGAGGATTTGCTGCTGCGTCCCTACGACTACTGCAAGGACTTCAAGGACAAGAACTACAAGGGTGTGGGTTCCGAGTACCATAAATATCGCTCGAGTAACTTGTGGAATCAAACCATGTCGGATATTGCTCGCCGCTTAGGGTACgttttatataaacatatttgccatatttaaaaaattactatgACAAAACTAGAAAACTTGTAATtgggaaatttgaaaataaatgtagttaacaaattaaattttggaaaaaatttaagaacgCAAAAAAACGGAAAATCTGATAGcaaactagtttttttttttaaatgcgtcatttttttttaataattaatattgtattttaaatactttgacAAAGAATAAGTGTTCGTAAAATGTTGTAGTACCATTAATTTGGAGGACAATGCTCAAAAtgcgaaattaaaaattccataGCTATCCAAAGACTCTTGCAGATCCTTATTAATGCTTTATCCTTGCAGCTTCAAGATGATGGGCGAGGAGGACATCAAGCTGATGTTCGATATGTGCCGTTATGAGCAGGCCTGGCAAGTGGATCGCACGAGTGTCTGGTGTGCCGCCTTCCTTCCAGAGCACGTGACCGTGATGGAATATGCCGAGGATCTCAAGTACTACTATGGCTCGGGTTATGGCTTTGAGGACAATTCACGGTTTAACTGTCGTGCCGTGCAGGATATGTTGACCCGTCTAAGCAGTCCAGTATCGCCCCATGTTGTGGCCTATTTTGCCCACTCGACGGGATTGCAGACGCTGCTAACCGCGCTGGGAATCAACAAGGATGATGTTCCACTGCGTGCAGACAACTACAATTCGATGACAAGTCGCCGTTGGAAAACAAGTTTGTTGGGTCCATTTGCTGCCAACTTTGTGGCTGTGAAATACGAATGTCCCGCGGATctggagaaggagaaggtCGTGTTCTTCCTCAATCAGAATGCCGTGCAGCTCGATTGGTGCAAAGTTGGTCTCTGCAACTGGTCGGCTGTGTTAGAAAAGTACAAGACCATAGCACAGGCAAACTGTGATGAATACTACTGCCGATCTGGAGCGATTGCCGGACAGACTTCGTTCCTGGCCACTACACTGATGGCTGCCATTGTTTACTTAATGCATTAATGATCTTGCAACAGTCGCTGTTGCATTGTTTAGTTTTCTAATATGTAATGTACAAagttggtaccaaaaaaaaagaagcaaagaaaacattttgcatATGGCCGCGAGTAAAAGAGTATTTTTTGCgattattgtaaatttttctacttttaaCAAGCACACATCCCACACAGCGATATGCTAAGACACAAATCTACACATACCTTTTTCTAATTacacaattaattattaaactcTGCTTGTGACGACTAATTACAGATGTAACAGTTAAATAGCTTTATAAACTATGTAATTAAACGAATCTAAGAAAAtgttcatctttttttttgtggcgaCATTTTTTGGGTTAGGAATAGGAAAGTTGCACGaaacaactataaaaaaaagtaatttttttaaagtgcttttatatatattgaaacaAGCAGTCCCCGGTTAACAGACCCTTCGATCACTTAGTTCTGCAAATTAACTATGATGAACCAACTCCCGTGAGCTGTCGATCTTTCATAAAAATCGATtaaatcaactcgatagaacAATTTATGATCGAGTGAAGTACTCGATCAAGCataagtactcgataatcgccTCCGCGAAAATCGAGCTGTCGGTATTGCGATGTATTTTAAACCTAGGTGGCCGACCGCAACTATATATGCGTACGCCACCCATTTGTCAGGTCAGTTGAACAGCGGACGCGATCGCGTTCGGTTGAGTGAGTGTAAGGGAGTGCGGAAGAGTGTTTGCGCGAAACGGTTAAAAAATccttaaaataaagttaaagtgCTTAAACCAGGTATGCAAATTCTGTAATAACTTAACTTGAGTATAGTTCATATCACAGGCGTTGTTGTCGGAGTTGAGGAATCTGACGATCCTTtccatatgtatttttatgtgcAGAATCGGAAATTTGTAAAAGACTTTACAGCACCGCCTTCCTTTTCGTGGTGCAGATCCTTTTATCAGGTGTTTTCCTGAAATCTCTAAATATTTTGAACAGAAATGTTTTGTTAACAACCGttcaaaatgttgttgctcctaAAATTTTAGAGATATCATATTTTcgaacttattttttttatacaattttattcaatttaaaaatattttaattcaatttattaaatatttaatattgtctctctttcttaagaattttatagacctttgaaagcaatggtttcttATAGAACACCATTggttttgggttgctttagcgctgttagagatttgtagaacacacctgtatgTAATTTTGTTATCAATACAAGCTCCTGAAGGTATGCAATGGGTATTCCTATTGTCGGAGTGTCTTTTATCATCTTTCCCGATTTATTTCC
This genomic interval carries:
- the LOC117786440 gene encoding multiple inositol polyphosphate phosphatase 1; this translates as MRLLLLTTLLALLGWEQIDAAENDYCFGKDSERLQTRQFSSKTAYQIVKSTNIDKQYQVPNCEPKKMWIFHRHGTRLPTANTIKEAPRLEELRDLIVRNYRELRTKPDTDALCQEDLIAIKMWKWNASITEDMEQHLTRQGYDDLRGTAKLYQRYYPTVLPSRYNDTYYLFRHTDTQRTMESFKGFSEGLFGESKLAAAADIPDEDLLLRPYDYCKDFKDKNYKGVGSEYHKYRSSNLWNQTMSDIARRLGFKMMGEEDIKLMFDMCRYEQAWQVDRTSVWCAAFLPEHVTVMEYAEDLKYYYGSGYGFEDNSRFNCRAVQDMLTRLSSPVSPHVVAYFAHSTGLQTLLTALGINKDDVPLRADNYNSMTSRRWKTSLLGPFAANFVAVKYECPADLEKEKVVFFLNQNAVQLDWCKVGLCNWSAVLEKYKTIAQANCDEYYCRSGAIAGQTSFLATTLMAAIVYLMH